One Bdellovibrio bacteriovorus str. Tiberius DNA segment encodes these proteins:
- a CDS encoding acyltransferase domain-containing protein yields MATAFLFPGLNALLRKSDRYRFLHLPEVQACFRRAEAIIQERFGYHFNFKEFLELPAEDIYALKNISLAAVAICCIQTGVARRLRDLEGDPDWVMGCSLGDLARAVFAGTYTFEDAIYNHIHFTRSIDGIDKIGRNIAVLTPRGAPFTEQDYAWFEANNVDVSCLTPRFLNIGGRYADLDEVERYAKDKGWNVMRILDYPVHSRYILPYVQAVENDFASVHTGHPRVPIFSSLSAQPLMDPKQIKQEFLLSITKPIHWSRAVQKLSQDHRIDRFVNIGPCRSLTGLMREIPVQAVTVEASDLIAGAVMNAELAGV; encoded by the coding sequence ATGGCGACAGCATTTCTTTTTCCGGGCCTGAATGCGTTGTTGCGAAAATCAGATCGTTATCGATTTTTGCATTTGCCAGAAGTACAGGCCTGCTTTCGCCGGGCCGAAGCCATTATTCAGGAACGCTTTGGCTATCATTTCAATTTTAAGGAATTTCTGGAGCTTCCCGCCGAAGATATCTATGCCTTGAAAAACATCAGTCTGGCGGCGGTGGCGATCTGCTGTATTCAAACCGGCGTCGCTCGGCGCCTGCGGGATCTGGAAGGTGATCCGGACTGGGTGATGGGTTGTTCATTGGGGGATTTGGCCCGCGCGGTGTTTGCCGGGACCTACACCTTTGAAGACGCCATTTACAATCACATTCACTTCACCCGCAGCATCGATGGAATTGATAAGATCGGCCGCAATATCGCTGTGCTGACGCCCCGGGGGGCGCCATTCACGGAACAGGACTATGCGTGGTTTGAAGCAAACAACGTGGACGTGTCCTGCCTGACGCCAAGGTTTTTGAATATTGGTGGCCGTTATGCTGATCTGGACGAAGTCGAAAGATACGCTAAAGACAAAGGCTGGAACGTGATGCGTATTTTGGATTACCCCGTGCATTCGCGCTATATTCTGCCGTATGTGCAGGCGGTGGAAAATGACTTCGCCAGCGTGCATACCGGTCATCCGCGTGTGCCGATTTTCTCAAGTCTAAGCGCTCAGCCGTTGATGGACCCCAAGCAGATCAAACAGGAATTTCTTCTAAGCATCACAAAGCCCATTCACTGGAGCCGGGCGGTGCAAAAACTTTCGCAGGATCACAGGATCGATCGTTTCGTGAACATTGGTCCTTGTCGCAGTCTGACGGGGCTGATGCGGGAAATTCCGGTGCAGGCCGTGACGGTTGAAGCTTCGGATCTGATTGCCGGAGCAGTCATGAATGCAGAGCTGGCGGGTGTTTAA
- a CDS encoding ferritin-like domain-containing protein translates to MKNFTESIQYLISLVTDDPHLESAWLSTLAHMEHLASQQVLGNISASTPLHFVADIQEHAADEARHRDIILSLRPYPQAKDGRYEDLRQRLRAVAESFVLGFFANPVLLQAQSRFAAYVHGAITIEQFPFQIYSAYIEGTSSPRIREGMQEVLADEVGHIQLGKKFLATLPEADRLSLQELQVIEKEMCLLMVQRMAVLVEEFQNHELQTDPVTRASQKLVRVIADRPYAQVAWVHALGHSELMASLHMQKIFMSRDLPMPDLMPEHVSDELRHARLLQRSVVLERRKWLAVPGYRQLERRLCHELERYLTRYFSLMMRQISDPEQLYLYGAWGLEMRVFRHYTDIMRGTDNVGVAQTISVILQDEAEHTRMVHEEIGDREFMDAQLLKWVRQTEDVVFEHTASRVLSLIETQDQMTEFAPLYQRAFPVRTMDRQPEPEMELR, encoded by the coding sequence ATGAAAAACTTCACTGAATCCATTCAATATCTAATCTCTCTGGTGACGGACGATCCCCATTTGGAATCGGCCTGGTTGAGTACTCTGGCGCACATGGAGCATTTGGCTTCGCAACAGGTGCTGGGAAATATCTCGGCCTCCACCCCGCTGCACTTTGTGGCTGATATTCAAGAACACGCCGCGGATGAAGCCCGTCACCGCGATATCATTTTGTCACTGCGACCGTATCCCCAGGCAAAAGACGGGCGCTATGAGGATCTGCGCCAGCGACTGCGAGCGGTGGCCGAAAGTTTTGTTCTGGGATTTTTCGCAAATCCGGTTCTGCTGCAGGCACAGTCCCGTTTTGCTGCTTACGTTCACGGTGCAATCACCATTGAACAGTTTCCGTTTCAGATTTATTCGGCCTACATTGAAGGCACCAGCAGTCCCCGAATTCGTGAAGGCATGCAGGAGGTTTTAGCCGATGAGGTCGGGCACATTCAGCTGGGCAAAAAGTTTTTGGCCACCTTGCCCGAAGCAGACCGACTGTCCCTGCAAGAACTTCAGGTCATTGAAAAAGAAATGTGCCTGCTGATGGTTCAGCGCATGGCCGTGCTGGTGGAAGAGTTTCAAAATCATGAGCTTCAGACAGATCCCGTCACTCGCGCCAGTCAAAAACTGGTTCGGGTCATCGCGGACCGTCCTTATGCGCAGGTGGCCTGGGTGCATGCCCTGGGGCACAGTGAATTGATGGCCTCACTGCACATGCAGAAGATTTTTATGTCCCGTGATCTGCCGATGCCGGATCTGATGCCTGAACATGTCAGCGATGAATTGCGCCACGCCCGCTTGCTGCAAAGAAGTGTGGTGCTGGAAAGACGCAAATGGCTGGCGGTCCCTGGGTATCGTCAGCTGGAGCGTCGCCTGTGTCACGAGCTGGAGCGCTATCTGACCCGCTATTTCAGTCTGATGATGCGCCAGATTTCAGACCCGGAACAATTGTACCTGTACGGTGCCTGGGGCTTGGAAATGCGCGTGTTCCGCCATTACACGGATATCATGCGTGGGACAGACAATGTGGGTGTGGCTCAGACGATTTCGGTGATTTTGCAGGATGAAGCTGAACACACACGCATGGTGCATGAAGAAATCGGTGATCGGGAATTCATGGACGCGCAACTTTTGAAATGGGTTCGTCAGACCGAGGATGTGGTTTTTGAACACACTGCCAGCCGGGTGCTGTCTTTGATTGAAACCCAGGATCAGATGACCGAATTTGCCCCGCTGTATCAGCGCGCCTTTCCGGTGCGCACGATGGATAGACAACCTGAACCCGAAATGGAGTTGCGATAA
- a CDS encoding helix-turn-helix domain-containing protein, whose amino-acid sequence MSQIDQFLNALKRSLKAKNILYKDLAKALDLSESSVKRILSSKSLSLDRLEEICRIADLSFSEVVKSANLEEANQPMILSDEQEKALAENARLLHFYMMLQEGKTPQKIEKEYQIPGSEAKKYLFQLDRLNLIELHPRDKVKLKRQGFLRFRRDGPVGKALFDQTKSNYLNYDFRPEDYIRFTLIKVSAPTLAKYKAKLERLMMDMQEESRYEVEHNVSVIDSGVLMAFRPWQYSYMGALKKKE is encoded by the coding sequence ATGTCACAGATTGACCAGTTTTTGAATGCCTTAAAACGATCCTTAAAAGCGAAGAATATTCTTTATAAGGACCTCGCCAAAGCCTTGGATTTGAGTGAATCCAGTGTGAAGCGCATTCTTTCCAGCAAAAGTTTAAGTCTGGATCGTCTGGAGGAAATCTGCCGTATTGCCGACCTCAGTTTTTCAGAAGTGGTGAAGTCGGCGAATCTGGAAGAAGCCAATCAGCCGATGATTCTTTCTGACGAGCAGGAAAAGGCCCTGGCTGAAAACGCGCGCCTGCTGCATTTCTATATGATGCTTCAGGAAGGAAAAACCCCGCAGAAAATCGAAAAGGAGTATCAGATCCCGGGTTCAGAAGCGAAAAAGTATCTGTTCCAGCTGGATCGTCTGAATCTGATTGAGCTGCATCCTCGTGACAAGGTGAAACTGAAACGTCAGGGGTTCCTGCGTTTCCGTCGTGACGGGCCGGTGGGAAAAGCTTTGTTTGATCAGACCAAGTCGAACTATCTGAATTATGATTTCCGTCCCGAGGACTACATTCGTTTCACGCTGATCAAAGTCAGCGCGCCGACCCTGGCCAAGTACAAGGCCAAGCTGGAACGCCTGATGATGGATATGCAGGAAGAATCCCGTTACGAGGTGGAACATAACGTTTCTGTCATTGATTCGGGTGTGCTGATGGCGTTCCGTCCTTGGCAGTATTCTTATATGGGCGCTTTGAAGAAAAAAGAATAG
- a CDS encoding ABC transporter ATP-binding protein, giving the protein MLFLLLTNALDSAYPLVMKAAIDQIQAKAPLSDIGKTCLIFLAMMTGLAITRYGWRANFGRFHTYAAEHIRQKIFRHITSLGPNFFHKNPVGELMSLLTNDVQSFRQAIGPGLLILADGIIYILMVLPIMMSLNWEWTWKTLVFLPLVPFLIWKVMRLIHLNYKIQQERFSELTGIAQETVGGIRVIKSFAQENNRTQLFNGISAGFEKACNKVARVDSMFIPVMEFGVTSGSVILLFIAKDGLYSGAVTIGTFFAFQRYIQKMVWPMTALGMGFSNFQKGYASFDRIKEVLQTETDIPDNGTVEIEKFQTLEFKNVSFRHKTSSVYALKNVSFTLNAGESLGIMGPVGAGKTTLLNLLTRMYPLEEGQILVNGHDISSITQESLRRTFLLVPQEAFLFSDSIADNLSLGLSERADIGEIQRMTEIVDLTKEIDSLPHKFDSQLGERGVNLSGGQKQRLTIARGIIMKTPVLVLDDSLSAVDTRTEKAIEQELRKTHGSLSRIIVAHRLSSLKSVDRLLILKDGHIEAWGTMEQVRETSPTFQKIVQIQGLGDHHE; this is encoded by the coding sequence ATGCTTTTTTTGCTGCTGACGAATGCCCTTGATTCAGCGTATCCGCTGGTGATGAAAGCGGCCATTGATCAGATTCAAGCCAAGGCCCCGCTGTCTGACATTGGCAAAACCTGCTTGATCTTCCTGGCGATGATGACGGGCCTTGCAATCACCCGCTACGGGTGGCGCGCAAACTTTGGCCGCTTCCACACCTACGCTGCAGAACACATCCGCCAAAAGATCTTCCGCCATATCACGTCCCTGGGACCGAATTTCTTCCACAAAAACCCCGTGGGTGAACTGATGAGTCTTCTGACCAACGACGTGCAGTCGTTCCGTCAGGCCATCGGCCCGGGCCTTTTGATCCTGGCCGACGGGATCATCTATATCCTGATGGTTCTGCCGATCATGATGTCCCTGAACTGGGAATGGACCTGGAAAACCCTGGTATTCCTGCCGCTGGTGCCTTTCCTGATCTGGAAGGTCATGCGCTTGATCCATTTGAATTATAAAATTCAGCAGGAACGCTTTTCAGAACTGACTGGCATCGCCCAGGAAACCGTGGGCGGCATCCGCGTGATTAAAAGCTTCGCGCAGGAAAACAACCGCACCCAGCTTTTCAACGGCATCAGTGCCGGCTTTGAAAAAGCCTGCAACAAAGTGGCGCGCGTGGATTCGATGTTCATTCCGGTGATGGAATTTGGTGTCACCTCAGGCAGCGTGATTCTGCTGTTTATTGCCAAAGATGGTTTGTATTCAGGGGCCGTGACCATCGGGACCTTCTTTGCCTTCCAGCGCTACATCCAGAAAATGGTGTGGCCGATGACGGCTTTGGGCATGGGCTTTTCAAACTTCCAAAAAGGCTATGCTTCCTTTGACCGGATCAAAGAGGTTCTGCAAACCGAAACTGACATTCCTGACAACGGAACTGTCGAGATCGAAAAGTTCCAGACCCTGGAATTTAAAAACGTTTCCTTCCGCCATAAAACCAGCTCGGTGTATGCACTTAAGAATGTGTCCTTCACCCTGAATGCCGGCGAAAGCCTGGGCATTATGGGGCCGGTTGGTGCGGGTAAAACCACGCTTCTGAATCTTTTGACCCGCATGTATCCGCTGGAAGAAGGTCAGATCCTGGTCAACGGCCATGACATCAGCAGCATCACGCAGGAATCTTTGCGCCGCACCTTCTTACTGGTTCCGCAAGAGGCCTTTTTGTTCAGCGACAGTATCGCCGACAACCTGAGCCTGGGTTTGTCCGAGCGGGCTGATATCGGTGAAATTCAGCGCATGACTGAAATTGTGGACCTGACCAAAGAAATTGATTCCTTGCCGCACAAATTTGATTCCCAGCTGGGTGAACGCGGTGTGAATCTGTCCGGCGGTCAGAAACAGCGTCTGACCATCGCACGTGGCATCATCATGAAAACCCCGGTGCTGGTTCTGGATGACTCTTTAAGTGCTGTGGACACGCGCACGGAAAAAGCCATCGAACAGGAACTGCGTAAAACTCACGGTTCCTTAAGCCGCATTATTGTGGCTCACCGTCTGTCTTCACTAAAATCCGTGGACCGCCTGTTGATCCTGAAAGACGGCCATATTGAAGCCTGGGGAACCATGGAGCAGGTTCGCGAAACCAGCCCGACCTTCCAGAAGATTGTGCAGATTCAAGGATTGGGGGATCACCATGAATGA
- a CDS encoding ABC transporter ATP-binding protein encodes MNDNFMNEDLVKTKVTYPILFKRLWPYARREKGLLFMAIFAVAGGATVARLIPLLIGQAIDKGVVGRDLSIFTKVAYAYLVLEIMRSVFSFGNAFLFQLFGNRMLYHLREDLMNHVQRLPMQFFNKTPNGRIVTRLTNDVMSLGELFSEGVISVFTNAVIIASVVIALSLISWKLTVVSLFLAPFFIWATFHLSNKIRAILSEQKKKLSTINAFLAENLNGIKVIHLYNRVTRNRDKFGALSVDYRDTNMRSIKAYALMQPVMNLFNAVTITSALYFGGYLSAENSIAIGSLVAFLMNIQDFIPPLREILEKYQQFQNSLTSAERIFTLMDEPKEHELAALTSPGSLRGELEIKNLNFQYESHLPLVLKDINLHIKAGESVALVGRTGSGKSTFISLLQRFYDAPEQTVFVDGLALESIQREEIRHHVGVVQQDNFIFRGNIRDNIGLGDPRITEEQVRMACEKTGYMALLTRTGRDLLSPVAERGANLSVGERQLIAFARILAFNPDILILDEATANIDSESEHIIQDATKEITKGRTSIIIAHRLSTIEQCDRIIVLNQGEVAEMGSHEELMQAQGMYYQFASLGLKSTLIDASAAGTAEP; translated from the coding sequence ATGAATGATAATTTTATGAATGAGGACCTGGTAAAAACCAAGGTCACGTACCCGATTCTGTTTAAACGTCTGTGGCCTTATGCCCGTCGCGAAAAAGGTCTTTTGTTCATGGCGATCTTTGCGGTTGCCGGCGGCGCCACCGTGGCCCGCCTGATTCCACTGTTGATTGGACAGGCCATCGACAAAGGCGTCGTGGGACGAGACCTGTCGATCTTCACCAAAGTGGCTTACGCGTATCTGGTGCTTGAAATCATGCGTTCGGTGTTTTCTTTCGGGAATGCCTTTTTGTTCCAGTTGTTCGGAAACCGCATGCTGTATCATCTGCGCGAAGACCTGATGAACCACGTGCAAAGACTGCCGATGCAGTTCTTCAACAAAACCCCCAACGGGCGCATCGTGACCCGACTGACCAATGATGTGATGTCTTTGGGGGAACTGTTTTCAGAAGGCGTGATCTCGGTCTTCACCAATGCGGTTATCATCGCGTCGGTAGTGATTGCGCTCAGCCTGATTTCCTGGAAGCTGACCGTGGTGTCGCTGTTCCTGGCGCCGTTCTTTATCTGGGCCACTTTCCACCTGTCCAATAAAATCCGTGCGATCTTAAGTGAACAGAAAAAGAAACTTTCCACAATCAACGCCTTCCTGGCTGAAAATCTGAACGGCATCAAAGTCATTCATCTCTATAATCGAGTGACCCGCAATCGCGACAAGTTCGGCGCCCTGTCGGTGGACTATCGCGATACCAATATGCGTTCGATCAAGGCCTATGCCCTGATGCAGCCCGTGATGAATCTGTTCAACGCCGTGACCATCACCTCGGCCTTGTATTTCGGTGGTTATTTGAGTGCTGAAAACTCGATCGCCATTGGTTCTTTGGTGGCGTTTTTGATGAACATTCAGGACTTCATCCCGCCATTGCGAGAGATTCTGGAAAAATACCAGCAATTCCAAAACTCGCTGACCAGTGCCGAGCGCATCTTCACCCTGATGGATGAACCGAAAGAGCACGAACTGGCCGCTCTGACCAGCCCGGGATCTTTGCGTGGGGAGCTGGAAATCAAAAACCTGAACTTCCAGTACGAAAGCCATCTGCCGCTGGTTTTGAAAGACATCAACCTGCACATCAAAGCCGGGGAATCCGTGGCACTGGTGGGTCGTACCGGCAGCGGAAAATCCACGTTCATTTCGTTGTTGCAGCGGTTCTATGATGCCCCGGAACAGACGGTCTTTGTCGATGGGCTGGCACTGGAATCAATCCAGCGCGAAGAGATCCGCCATCACGTCGGCGTGGTTCAGCAGGATAATTTTATTTTCCGTGGCAACATCCGCGACAATATCGGCCTGGGTGATCCGCGCATCACCGAAGAACAAGTCCGTATGGCCTGTGAAAAGACCGGCTATATGGCGCTATTGACCCGCACCGGGCGCGATCTGCTAAGCCCCGTGGCCGAACGTGGCGCCAACCTGTCAGTCGGTGAACGCCAGCTGATCGCATTTGCCAGGATTCTGGCCTTCAACCCGGATATTTTGATTCTGGATGAAGCCACTGCCAATATTGACTCTGAAAGTGAACACATCATTCAGGATGCGACCAAAGAGATCACCAAAGGCCGAACAAGTATTATCATTGCCCACCGTCTTTCAACGATTGAACAGTGCGATCGCATTATTGTTCTGAATCAGGGGGAAGTGGCCGAGATGGGCTCGCACGAAGAACTTATGCAAGCCCAGGGCATGTATTATCAGTTCGCGTCTTTGGGTTTGAAATCAACCTTGATCGACGCATCGGCAGCCGGCACAGCGGAACCATAG
- a CDS encoding GYF domain-containing protein: protein MGKQYYLSNNGTHIGPFNLETVLKKIETQENQWTDYIYDEALGEWLMLLEHPEFSAKLAQKPATRPSASPASLLSKLALKDKEWFILKEGNNYGPFCQLELIQMLQEKALYEYDYIWHSKLPSWKRVAEVEDFSAESIRVMKDSKEADVAEIFFRRRHVRASYGASLIVHNNKTVFRGQALEISAGGAGVLIDTPNLQPGQSLFLHFQPGDGVPPFNAVCQIVSKQYVKDSGAAVEPVKYGVKFTTLSQSARESIKNFTTKAA from the coding sequence ATGGGAAAACAGTATTATCTTTCGAACAATGGGACTCATATCGGGCCGTTCAATCTTGAGACAGTTTTAAAAAAGATCGAAACCCAAGAGAACCAGTGGACGGATTACATCTACGACGAAGCGCTGGGTGAGTGGCTGATGCTGCTGGAGCATCCGGAGTTTTCTGCGAAACTGGCACAAAAGCCTGCGACTCGACCTTCGGCGTCTCCGGCGTCATTGTTAAGCAAGCTCGCTTTGAAAGACAAAGAATGGTTTATCCTGAAAGAGGGTAACAACTATGGTCCGTTCTGCCAGCTGGAGCTGATCCAGATGCTGCAGGAAAAAGCGCTGTACGAATACGACTACATCTGGCACTCGAAGCTTCCTTCCTGGAAAAGAGTCGCCGAGGTGGAGGACTTCTCTGCGGAAAGCATCCGTGTGATGAAAGATTCCAAGGAAGCTGACGTGGCTGAGATCTTCTTCCGTCGTCGTCATGTGCGCGCCTCTTATGGTGCCTCTTTGATTGTTCATAATAACAAAACAGTTTTCCGCGGTCAGGCCCTGGAAATCAGTGCTGGTGGAGCAGGGGTTCTTATCGACACTCCGAATCTGCAGCCGGGACAAAGCCTGTTCCTGCATTTCCAACCGGGCGACGGTGTGCCGCCATTCAATGCGGTCTGCCAGATCGTCAGCAAACAATACGTGAAGGACAGCGGCGCCGCCGTAGAGCCGGTGAAGTATGGCGTGAAGTTTACGACTCTCAGTCAGTCCGCACGTGAATCGATCAAGAATTTCACAACGAAGGCTGCATAA